A genomic window from Tautonia rosea includes:
- a CDS encoding cobalamin B12-binding domain-containing protein has protein sequence MTTTAQTPPHLAYFERLVQLDRPGAMTLVERFLLERDGDVASLYDEVLVPALIHTGQEWQEDRISVAHEHYISEVTRDLILRHGPRIWASPDAIRGTAVACCAPHERHVLGLMMASDILRAAGLEVHLLGEGAPSESIRDFVAEFRADVLALSVSLPEHLDEAAWLIEQSRSVRPSLLVLAGGRALSHLDDPASRVGADFVACDLRALHRQLPSLLRGRLPSPS, from the coding sequence ATGACGACAACGGCGCAAACGCCCCCTCACCTTGCCTATTTTGAACGCCTGGTCCAGCTCGATCGGCCTGGAGCCATGACTCTGGTCGAGCGCTTCCTCCTCGAGCGAGACGGAGACGTGGCGAGCCTCTACGACGAGGTGCTCGTCCCTGCCCTCATTCACACCGGGCAGGAATGGCAAGAAGACCGGATCAGCGTGGCACACGAGCACTACATCAGTGAGGTCACGCGAGACCTGATCCTCCGCCACGGCCCCCGCATTTGGGCAAGCCCCGACGCCATCAGAGGCACCGCAGTGGCATGTTGCGCTCCTCACGAACGCCATGTCCTGGGTCTGATGATGGCCTCCGACATCCTCCGTGCTGCGGGCCTGGAAGTCCACTTGCTGGGCGAGGGAGCTCCTTCCGAATCCATTCGAGACTTTGTGGCCGAGTTTCGGGCTGATGTCCTCGCCCTTTCTGTGTCGCTTCCCGAGCATCTCGACGAGGCCGCCTGGCTCATCGAGCAGAGTCGGTCCGTCCGCCCCTCCTTGCTGGTGCTCGCTGGGGGGCGAGCCCTCTCCCATCTCGACGATCCCGCTTCCCGAGTTGGAGCAGACTTCGTGGCGTGCGATCTCCGAGCATTGCACCGGCAGCTCCCATCCTTGTTGCGCGGTCGGCTCCCATCGCCTTCCTGA
- a CDS encoding DNA-methyltransferase produces MPRSGIPVDQLLQGDCVEAMASLPDSCVSLAFADPPFNIGYEYDIYQDARKADEYLDWSLQWGRQVVRLLKPTGTFWLAIGDEFAAELKVLFHRELKLHLRSWVIWYYTFGVHCARKFARSHAHLFYFVKDPRQFTFHDDAVRVPSARQLIYADRRANPKGRLPDDTWILRPQDVPEGFQPASDTWYIPRVCGTFKERAGWHGCQMPEQILGRIIRACSSEGDLVLDPFAGSGTTLAAARKLGRRYLGFELSPQYADRAEARLASIHPGDPLEGSDEPFVTPRRVRVSPDGR; encoded by the coding sequence ATGCCCCGAAGCGGCATTCCGGTCGATCAACTTCTTCAGGGCGACTGCGTCGAGGCCATGGCCTCACTGCCCGACTCCTGCGTCTCGCTTGCCTTTGCCGACCCTCCCTTCAATATCGGCTACGAGTACGACATCTACCAGGATGCTCGCAAGGCCGACGAGTACCTCGACTGGTCGCTCCAGTGGGGCCGTCAGGTCGTTCGCCTTCTGAAGCCGACAGGGACCTTCTGGCTGGCAATCGGCGATGAGTTTGCCGCCGAGTTAAAAGTGCTCTTTCACCGAGAGCTGAAGCTCCACCTGCGAAGCTGGGTCATCTGGTACTACACCTTCGGCGTTCACTGCGCCCGGAAGTTCGCCCGAAGCCACGCCCATCTCTTTTACTTCGTGAAAGATCCTCGTCAGTTCACCTTCCATGACGACGCGGTTCGAGTCCCCTCTGCCCGCCAGTTGATCTACGCCGATCGCCGAGCCAATCCCAAGGGGAGGCTTCCCGACGACACCTGGATCCTCCGCCCTCAGGACGTTCCCGAAGGCTTTCAACCCGCCTCCGATACCTGGTACATCCCTCGAGTCTGTGGAACCTTCAAGGAACGCGCTGGGTGGCACGGCTGCCAGATGCCCGAGCAAATCCTCGGTCGGATCATCCGAGCCTGTTCTTCGGAAGGGGATCTGGTGCTCGACCCGTTCGCCGGCAGCGGAACGACCCTTGCCGCGGCTAGAAAGCTCGGTCGCCGCTATCTCGGCTTCGAGCTCTCTCCTCAGTACGCCGACCGCGCCGAGGCTCGGCTCGCCTCGATTCACCCGGGTGATCCGCTGGAGGGCAGCGACGAACCCTTTGTCACCCCCAGGCGCGTTCGGGTCTCTCCCGACGGTCGTTAA
- a CDS encoding DUF433 domain-containing protein — MARTPKPQRDPSDGDPQPRIPRTSPRPKTDLSLFLQYPLGSMNDAAFRTICDQIRALLAPRTDLEHRGIDIILWTFERVRRAYAALDQGVPGANHYLKTMLASFRSRQQTFDLLRSIIDSDPDHPSLKSLPLPVAPSKSPASVPPPQVHAPDPTPTPEDDDHEMDEVDEIEAAARDWRSRVAMVPSFDPRWPVLDQFNLRVDDILSMRDHGVPEDEILERHPGLTYTDLACCYSCEADGYRGPLEPPYPDHITLVVDDPESD; from the coding sequence ATGGCTCGCACTCCAAAACCCCAGCGTGACCCCTCCGACGGCGATCCTCAACCCCGAATCCCACGGACTTCACCTCGGCCGAAGACCGACCTCTCCCTCTTTCTTCAGTATCCGCTCGGCTCGATGAACGATGCCGCCTTCCGAACAATTTGTGATCAGATCCGAGCTCTGCTCGCTCCCCGGACCGATTTGGAACACCGCGGCATCGACATCATTCTCTGGACCTTCGAGCGGGTCCGCAGGGCTTACGCGGCGCTTGATCAGGGCGTTCCCGGAGCAAATCACTACCTGAAAACCATGCTCGCCTCGTTCCGATCCCGTCAGCAAACCTTCGACTTGCTTCGGTCGATCATTGATTCCGACCCGGATCACCCCAGCTTGAAGTCGCTCCCTCTCCCCGTCGCTCCCTCGAAGTCTCCTGCCTCGGTGCCTCCACCGCAGGTCCACGCACCCGACCCCACCCCGACCCCGGAAGACGATGACCACGAGATGGACGAGGTCGACGAGATCGAAGCCGCCGCTCGCGACTGGCGCAGTCGGGTGGCCATGGTCCCGTCGTTCGATCCCCGATGGCCGGTCCTCGATCAGTTCAACCTCCGTGTCGATGACATCCTCTCCATGCGCGACCACGGCGTCCCCGAAGACGAAATTCTCGAACGCCACCCCGGCCTGACCTATACCGACCTCGCTTGCTGCTACTCGTGCGAGGCTGACGGCTACCGAGGCCCTCTCGAACCCCCCTACCCCGACCACATCACGCTGGTCGTGGACGATCCTGAGTCGGACTGA